One window of Atribacter laminatus genomic DNA carries:
- the fabD gene encoding ACP S-malonyltransferase, whose product MDQWVFLFPGQGSQRVGMVQDFLNHYPQQTQEFFNIAQEKIGVDLLKLSQEGPEEELNLTYNTQPALLTLSALIYQIMSSKISFTPVAVAGHSLGEYSALVAAGSINFSDAVFLVRKRGEIMQNAVPAGNGTMVAVIGLPDQQLKPLIEELSHNGKIEIANYNSSEQVVFSLEKTLVPSVMENAKSRGAKKIIELRVSAPFHSSFMREAAHEFQTILSQISIAQPQVRFLSNVTADYLNDPEKIRELLNQQMVSPVKWKDIMDRLYQDGYRRFVEIGPGNVLSKLFKREYGQVETRSIQSASVLNEWMKEAS is encoded by the coding sequence ATGGACCAATGGGTATTTCTTTTTCCTGGACAAGGATCGCAGCGAGTGGGTATGGTACAAGATTTTTTAAATCACTACCCTCAGCAAACTCAAGAGTTTTTTAATATTGCTCAGGAAAAAATTGGTGTTGACCTCCTCAAACTTTCTCAGGAAGGTCCAGAGGAGGAATTGAACCTGACTTATAATACTCAACCAGCACTTTTAACTCTAAGCGCGCTCATTTATCAGATAATGAGTTCAAAGATTTCATTTACGCCGGTTGCTGTGGCAGGCCATAGTTTGGGCGAGTATTCGGCGTTGGTTGCCGCTGGTTCGATCAACTTTTCTGATGCCGTTTTTTTAGTTAGAAAAAGAGGAGAGATTATGCAGAATGCGGTTCCGGCAGGGAATGGAACGATGGTTGCGGTTATAGGCCTTCCAGACCAACAGTTAAAGCCACTGATAGAGGAACTCTCACACAACGGAAAGATTGAAATAGCCAATTATAATTCTTCAGAGCAAGTGGTTTTTTCCTTGGAAAAAACCCTGGTTCCTTCGGTAATGGAAAATGCCAAATCGCGAGGGGCAAAAAAAATTATTGAGTTGCGAGTTAGTGCTCCCTTTCATTCTTCTTTTATGAGGGAAGCCGCCCATGAATTTCAAACTATTTTGTCACAAATTTCCATAGCTCAACCTCAGGTAAGGTTTTTAAGTAATGTTACTGCCGATTATTTAAACGATCCAGAAAAAATACGAGAATTACTGAACCAACAAATGGTTTCCCCAGTAAAATGGAAAGATATAATGGATCGACTTTACCAAGATGGTTATCGGAGATTTGTTGAAATTGGACCGGGAAATGTGTTATCAAAGTTGTTCAAACGGGAATACGGTCAGGTTGAGACTCGTTCAATTCAATCAGCATCAGTTTTAAATGAATGGATGAAAGAGGCGTCATAA
- the fabK gene encoding enoyl-[acyl-carrier-protein] reductase FabK has translation METRVTKVLGINYPILQGGMAWVSTAPLVAAVSNAGGLGIIGAGGMDANELRENIHQVRTLTEKPYGVNLMLLSPHINEQIEVVKEERVPIVTTGAGNPSRLIDDFSERGIITIPVVASVQLAKRLVRHGIRAIIAEGMESGGHIGEITTMCLVPQMVDALDIPVIAAGGIGDGRGMAAVFALGAEGVQVGTRFVCSNECSIHPFYKEAIVNSQDRSTIMTGMSTGHPVRCLKNRLTRKFEELETHRASREEIEALGSGSLRRAVCEGDVEEGSVMAGQISGLIHDIKPVSEIIQDMLVEFQNTLARLTLLGKE, from the coding sequence ATGGAGACTCGTGTCACCAAAGTGTTAGGAATAAATTATCCCATTCTGCAAGGAGGCATGGCTTGGGTTTCAACAGCACCCCTGGTAGCAGCAGTTTCCAATGCAGGTGGGTTGGGGATTATTGGAGCTGGTGGAATGGATGCGAATGAGCTTCGGGAAAATATTCACCAGGTTCGAACTCTAACTGAGAAACCTTACGGAGTGAACCTCATGCTTCTTTCTCCCCATATCAACGAGCAAATCGAAGTTGTTAAAGAAGAACGAGTCCCAATCGTCACCACCGGCGCCGGGAACCCTTCTCGCTTAATTGATGATTTTTCCGAAAGAGGGATAATAACCATCCCAGTTGTTGCTTCCGTTCAATTGGCAAAAAGACTTGTACGTCATGGCATTCGAGCCATTATTGCAGAAGGAATGGAATCGGGAGGTCATATCGGAGAAATTACTACCATGTGCCTGGTGCCGCAAATGGTTGATGCTCTTGATATCCCGGTGATTGCTGCTGGAGGCATTGGTGACGGTCGTGGGATGGCGGCAGTATTTGCCTTGGGAGCAGAAGGAGTACAGGTTGGAACCCGTTTTGTTTGTTCGAATGAATGTAGTATCCATCCTTTTTATAAAGAAGCTATAGTCAATTCCCAAGATCGATCGACAATAATGACCGGAATGAGTACCGGTCATCCAGTTCGTTGTTTAAAAAATAGATTGACCAGAAAGTTTGAAGAACTGGAAACACATCGAGCAAGCCGGGAAGAAATAGAAGCTTTAGGTTCAGGGAGTTTACGGCGAGCCGTCTGTGAAGGCGATGTTGAAGAGGGTTCGGTAATGGCCGGTCAAATTTCTGGATTGATTCATGATATTAAGCCTGTTTCTGAAATTATCCAAGATATGCTGGTAGAATTTCAAAATACCCTTGCTCGACTCACCCTTTTGGGGAAGGAGTAG
- the plsX gene encoding phosphate acyltransferase PlsX translates to MKIAVDAWGGDYAPVEILKGIKNAVFNDLELIVIGSKQKLSPLYSELNMNEDLFPIEDTPQVIEMKEHPAEAIRKKPQSTIVRGVQLLAQKKIDAFISAGNSGALMAAAWFGLQRIADIERPAIATLIPNVDSSTVLLDVGANVDCKPKQLLHFGVMGAEYAKAALNIERPRVGLLTIGEEEGKGNELVKSAYQYFKNRCDFLNFEFIGNVEGHDIIDGKADVVVCDGFTGNALLKFGEGLLEFINNMLFLHIVDEELRKRLKEVWKRFDRSEIGGAPLLGVEGICMVCHGKSRARDLTSAIFRAKDLVEQKMAERIRDGLSHLNCIQ, encoded by the coding sequence ATGAAAATAGCTGTTGATGCCTGGGGAGGAGATTATGCCCCGGTAGAAATATTGAAGGGTATTAAAAATGCGGTTTTCAATGACTTGGAGTTAATTGTTATTGGCTCGAAACAGAAATTATCTCCTCTCTATAGCGAATTAAACATGAACGAAGACCTTTTCCCGATTGAAGACACACCCCAAGTCATTGAAATGAAAGAACATCCAGCTGAAGCTATTCGAAAAAAACCGCAATCAACTATTGTTCGGGGAGTGCAACTTTTAGCTCAGAAAAAAATCGATGCTTTTATATCAGCTGGGAATAGTGGAGCTTTAATGGCCGCTGCTTGGTTTGGTCTGCAACGGATAGCCGATATTGAGCGTCCGGCGATTGCCACTTTGATACCGAATGTCGATTCAAGCACAGTCTTGCTTGACGTTGGGGCCAATGTTGATTGCAAACCAAAGCAACTCCTTCATTTCGGTGTTATGGGAGCCGAATACGCCAAAGCGGCTTTAAACATCGAACGCCCTCGGGTAGGGCTTTTAACTATTGGAGAAGAAGAAGGAAAAGGGAACGAGCTGGTAAAAAGTGCTTATCAATATTTTAAAAACCGCTGCGATTTCCTCAATTTTGAATTTATTGGAAATGTAGAAGGCCATGACATTATCGATGGGAAAGCTGATGTCGTTGTCTGTGATGGTTTTACCGGAAATGCCTTGTTAAAATTTGGAGAAGGACTTCTTGAATTTATTAATAATATGTTGTTTTTGCACATAGTCGATGAAGAGCTCAGAAAAAGACTGAAAGAAGTATGGAAAAGATTTGATCGAAGCGAAATTGGTGGTGCTCCTTTGCTAGGTGTTGAAGGTATTTGTATGGTTTGTCACGGAAAATCAAGAGCTCGAGACCTCACCAGTGCTATTTTCCGGGCGAAAGATTTAGTCGAGCAAAAAATGGCAGAAAGAATTCGTGACGGGTTATCACATCTTAACTGTATTCAGTAA
- the rpmF gene encoding 50S ribosomal protein L32: MANLTNKTSRSNRDKRRTHWVVKAPNLIECSHCHALRLSHRVCPACGYYKGKQVIKSKE, from the coding sequence ATGGCAAATCTTACTAATAAAACTTCACGATCAAATCGTGACAAAAGAAGAACTCATTGGGTGGTAAAGGCTCCAAATCTGATTGAATGTTCCCACTGTCACGCTCTACGTCTTTCGCATCGGGTTTGCCCAGCCTGTGGTTATTATAAGGGGAAGCAGGTTATCAAATCTAAAGAGTAA
- a CDS encoding YceD family protein: MKVYIGDVKKEVGWTSKESLSKNFPPLSFGEEKIPFAQPVRVDLTVTNFGPGLLLEGKIETALIFPCSRCLEPFIHKMEAPLKLEFRNLDRITRESDFEAEAKSADDMYYYHEEDAEIDIERGVIDALLVYFPMKPICAEECQGLCPICGINLNQSHCDCKKTNIDPRLAALRKIKLEK; encoded by the coding sequence ATGAAGGTTTATATCGGTGATGTAAAGAAAGAGGTGGGATGGACAAGCAAAGAAAGTCTCAGTAAAAACTTTCCGCCGCTTTCTTTTGGTGAAGAAAAAATTCCCTTTGCTCAGCCAGTTCGAGTGGATTTGACAGTAACCAATTTTGGTCCGGGACTGTTGCTGGAAGGAAAAATTGAAACTGCTTTGATTTTTCCTTGTTCTCGATGTCTCGAACCTTTTATCCATAAAATGGAAGCTCCTCTAAAACTTGAATTTCGTAATCTTGACCGGATTACCCGAGAATCGGATTTCGAAGCAGAAGCCAAAAGTGCTGATGATATGTATTATTATCATGAAGAGGATGCGGAAATAGATATAGAAAGAGGAGTTATCGATGCTTTGTTGGTTTATTTTCCAATGAAACCGATTTGTGCTGAAGAGTGTCAGGGATTGTGTCCAATCTGTGGAATAAATCTCAATCAAAGTCATTGTGATTGCAAAAAAACCAATATCGATCCGCGCCTGGCAGCTTTAAGAAAAATTAAACTTGAAAAATAA
- a CDS encoding acetate/propionate family kinase: MNILVVNCGSSTVKYELLSMNDNTDNQVIAKGLVERIGIPGSRLEYKTNHQVSYSKEREVPNHRIALEWIIEVMTDPEIGVIKDPSEIDAVGHRVVHGGEKFTASILIDDEVLKTIRACSELAPLHNPPNISGIEACQALMPKAPQIAVFDTAFHGTIPEYAYIYAIPYEYYEKFGIRRYGFHGTSHRYVAGRAAKMMDKDPSKLRLITCHMGSGVSFTAIKNGKSIDTSMGFTPLEGLVMGTRSGDLDPYILLYLMEKENLSTKEMDQILNKKSGVVGISGISSDTRDIEAAAPTNHRAQLTLDIIAYRAKKYIGAYYAILGDLDGIVFTAGIGENSSYIRKTICEGLEPLGISIDKDKNTVRRREAFINSEQSKVKLMVIPTNEEFMIALDTYQLVHDLER; encoded by the coding sequence TTGAATATTTTAGTGGTAAATTGCGGGAGTTCAACGGTTAAATATGAGTTGCTCAGCATGAATGATAATACCGATAATCAAGTTATTGCCAAAGGATTAGTAGAGAGGATCGGCATTCCAGGTTCTCGTCTCGAATATAAAACCAACCATCAAGTATCCTATTCCAAAGAGAGGGAGGTTCCGAACCACCGGATTGCATTGGAATGGATTATCGAAGTGATGACCGATCCTGAAATTGGGGTTATTAAGGATCCATCAGAAATTGATGCTGTTGGTCATCGGGTTGTCCATGGGGGAGAAAAGTTTACTGCTTCAATTCTTATTGATGATGAGGTTTTGAAAACCATTCGAGCCTGTTCAGAGTTAGCACCCCTTCATAACCCACCAAATATTTCTGGAATTGAAGCCTGTCAGGCTCTTATGCCAAAAGCCCCTCAGATAGCCGTATTTGATACTGCTTTTCATGGCACTATTCCTGAGTATGCCTATATCTATGCTATACCCTATGAATATTATGAAAAATTTGGTATCCGTCGTTATGGTTTCCACGGTACTTCGCATCGATATGTGGCTGGAAGAGCAGCTAAGATGATGGATAAAGACCCTTCCAAGCTGCGTTTGATAACCTGTCATATGGGTAGCGGAGTTAGTTTTACCGCGATTAAAAACGGGAAATCAATTGATACATCAATGGGTTTTACTCCCTTGGAAGGTTTAGTTATGGGAACTCGTTCCGGAGATTTAGACCCCTATATTCTCCTCTATTTGATGGAGAAGGAGAACCTTTCGACGAAAGAAATGGATCAGATCTTAAATAAGAAAAGTGGTGTAGTTGGGATATCGGGAATTTCAAGCGATACTCGTGATATCGAAGCTGCAGCTCCAACCAATCATCGTGCCCAGCTAACGCTCGATATCATAGCCTATCGAGCCAAAAAATATATTGGAGCTTATTATGCTATTCTTGGAGATCTGGATGGAATTGTTTTCACAGCTGGCATAGGAGAAAATTCATCTTATATTAGAAAAACCATTTGTGAGGGTCTTGAACCTTTAGGAATTTCTATAGATAAAGATAAAAATACCGTAAGGAGGAGGGAGGCTTTCATAAACTCTGAACAATCGAAGGTTAAACTTATGGTTATTCCAACCAATGAGGAGTTCATGATTGCCTTGGATACCTACCAGTTAGTTCATGATTTGGAGAGATGA
- the pta gene encoding phosphate acetyltransferase: MNVLEEIRNRAKSLKKTIALPEYDDERVLQAAEIATRDQVAAIQLVGDPTIIEQKSKSLGISLSGVEIIDHKKDQQRSEYVQSLYELRKGKGLTQEQAEQWLESSMYYACMMLYHDRIDGIVSGASLSSPDVIRPALQIIKTTPGVKLASSCFLMVVPDCPYGSNGVFLYADSGFNPNPNSEELAHIALTTARSAIQLLGVEPIVAMLSFSTKGSARHELVDKVIEATAIAHSLKPELLIDGELQGDAALVPSVGDKKAPGSKVAGKANVLIFPDLNAGNICYKLTERLARATAIGPILQGLAKPVNDLSRGCKAQDIVDQIAVTVLQTQF, translated from the coding sequence ATGAATGTTTTGGAAGAAATCCGTAACCGTGCGAAAAGCCTTAAAAAAACCATAGCGCTTCCCGAATATGACGACGAAAGAGTTCTTCAGGCGGCAGAAATCGCAACCCGAGATCAAGTCGCAGCTATTCAATTAGTTGGTGATCCAACCATTATCGAACAAAAATCAAAAAGTTTAGGAATTTCTCTATCCGGAGTTGAAATAATCGATCATAAAAAAGACCAACAAAGATCCGAATACGTTCAATCACTTTACGAGTTGCGTAAGGGAAAGGGTCTTACCCAAGAACAGGCTGAGCAATGGCTAGAAAGCAGCATGTATTATGCGTGCATGATGCTTTACCATGATCGCATAGATGGGATTGTATCGGGAGCATCACTTTCCAGTCCCGATGTTATCCGTCCGGCTTTGCAGATCATTAAAACTACTCCTGGAGTAAAATTGGCCTCAAGCTGCTTCCTGATGGTTGTTCCTGATTGTCCATATGGGTCAAATGGAGTATTTCTCTATGCTGATTCTGGATTCAATCCTAACCCTAACTCGGAAGAACTTGCTCATATTGCCCTCACGACCGCTCGTTCGGCAATTCAGCTCTTAGGTGTTGAGCCGATAGTCGCCATGCTTTCTTTTTCTACCAAAGGAAGCGCCCGACACGAGTTGGTTGATAAGGTTATCGAAGCGACGGCAATTGCTCATTCTTTAAAACCCGAACTGCTTATCGACGGTGAGCTGCAAGGAGATGCTGCTTTGGTTCCCTCAGTCGGGGACAAAAAAGCTCCTGGAAGTAAGGTAGCAGGGAAAGCGAATGTTCTTATTTTCCCCGATCTCAATGCTGGAAATATTTGTTACAAACTAACCGAACGCTTGGCTCGAGCAACTGCCATAGGACCAATATTGCAAGGGTTGGCTAAACCGGTTAATGATTTGTCGCGAGGATGTAAAGCGCAAGACATCGTTGATCAAATTGCCGTGACGGTTTTGCAAACGCAATTTTAG
- the coaD gene encoding pantetheine-phosphate adenylyltransferase — translation MLIAIYPGSFDPVTNGHLDIIIRGSKIFDSLIVGLLKNPNKKPLFTVEEREAMMLEATKGLNNVTVEIFQGLLVQFARQKNCRIILRGLRAISDYEYETQIAITNRKICPEVETFLLPTSTEYSYLNSTVVKEIAQFGGCIRGLVPEIVEKNLRKKFRV, via the coding sequence ATATTGATAGCGATTTATCCTGGTAGTTTTGATCCGGTGACCAATGGACACCTTGATATTATCATTCGTGGAAGTAAAATATTTGATAGCTTGATTGTGGGTCTTTTAAAAAATCCTAACAAAAAGCCTCTGTTTACCGTGGAAGAACGGGAAGCTATGATGTTGGAAGCAACCAAAGGCCTAAATAATGTTACGGTTGAGATATTTCAGGGTCTTTTGGTGCAATTTGCGCGACAAAAAAATTGCCGTATTATTCTACGTGGTTTGAGAGCAATATCTGATTACGAATATGAAACTCAAATTGCCATTACTAATCGCAAAATATGCCCAGAGGTAGAAACATTTCTTCTCCCAACCAGTACTGAATATTCCTACTTGAACTCAACCGTCGTTAAAGAAATTGCCCAGTTCGGGGGATGTATTCGAGGGTTGGTCCCGGAGATCGTGGAAAAAAATTTAAGGAAGAAATTCCGAGTTTAG
- a CDS encoding RsmD family RNA methyltransferase, whose protein sequence is MGYLHITGGLIKNRKIIGPRNQKTRPMQSFLRKTLFDLIPPLSLENSIVWDIFAGSGVIGLEALSRGAGKVFFVEKDLKMTTVIRRNVELCGFRDQTQVLYADFFNLKRWVPKVDPPNIVFLDPPFSTNPVEVLEKMYNLFELVKNSLIVIRFSKKSSALFECSFYQANRRTYGDSVLMFGSF, encoded by the coding sequence ATGGGGTATCTGCATATAACCGGAGGGTTAATCAAAAATCGAAAAATTATCGGACCTCGGAATCAAAAGACTCGTCCGATGCAGTCATTTCTTCGAAAAACCTTGTTTGATTTAATACCTCCTTTATCGTTAGAAAATTCTATTGTATGGGATATATTCGCCGGATCAGGGGTGATAGGCCTTGAAGCCTTAAGCCGAGGAGCTGGCAAGGTTTTTTTTGTTGAAAAGGATTTGAAAATGACTACCGTGATTCGAAGAAATGTTGAGCTGTGTGGTTTTCGGGACCAAACCCAAGTTCTCTATGCAGATTTTTTCAACTTAAAACGCTGGGTTCCCAAAGTTGATCCTCCAAATATCGTCTTCCTTGACCCTCCCTTTTCGACTAATCCTGTTGAAGTATTGGAAAAAATGTATAATTTATTTGAGTTGGTAAAAAACAGTTTAATTGTTATCCGTTTTTCAAAAAAATCCAGCGCATTATTTGAATGTTCTTTTTATCAGGCTAATCGCCGAACCTACGGCGACAGTGTTTTAATGTTTGGTAGTTTTTGA
- the recG gene encoding ATP-dependent DNA helicase RecG, with the protein MEMDRERLKKIIEQESQRLDNQTVFGGFDQYLKKMIQKLSISVPEELLIDVDRYPQMSNSAKSIFLRDLETYLKDGHQSQPFTPQPSPPTKSVDSQLSVRTINGVGPVVEKQLNRLNIYTREDLIFYFPRLYQDRGQIIPIAKVGSSVLQTVMGMVVRHERIATRRGRLLKIVIQDKTGQVSLVCFNRDFLARILTPGKKILLTGFFQMAYGKKETSRFEYEIIDSEDIQFESILPVYGLTDGLTTKKLRSLIDTALKTTLSVFQDTIPQPIREKYHLQRKPEAILELHHPSRSSFSELNKHRSRSQIALIFEEFLLFALSLKVRRHQIQACRVQPIVLDRKFIDHFVQKLPFELTFAQKKVIKQIENNLTSGSLMNRLLQGDVGSGKTLVAIIGALYIVKAGQQVAMMAPTEILADQHYLRWSQVLKDFGIEVGLLTGGQSKEKDEIIEKISEGKVHLVIGTHALLEDYVQFNQLGLVIVDEQHRFGVKQRSRLKEKAVVPHLLVMSATPIPRTLALTLYGDLDISVLDEKPVGRKPVETVAFSMKEQAQAFQQVGSFLEKGQQAFVVCPAIEESDLELSNVNEVYGQLKNKWFPRSRVELIHGKLPSKEKDDIMIRFSRGGIQILVATSVIEVGIDVPNANVMVIENAERFGLAQLHQLRGRIGRGDQVGLCVLLYQGKSQDIQKRMEIMVNTDDGFLIAEEDLKMRGPGEFYGVRQSGILEFHLADPFRDWKILEKAHEEANFILQDDPRLQKPENQILKKEIERRFFQISSDELLIEA; encoded by the coding sequence ATGGAGATGGATAGAGAACGACTAAAAAAAATCATCGAACAAGAATCTCAACGACTGGATAATCAAACTGTATTTGGTGGATTTGATCAATACCTAAAAAAAATGATCCAAAAGCTCTCTATTTCAGTTCCTGAAGAACTATTAATCGATGTCGATAGGTATCCCCAAATGTCGAACTCAGCCAAGAGTATTTTTCTGAGAGATCTGGAAACCTACCTCAAAGATGGTCATCAATCACAACCTTTTACACCCCAACCTTCGCCACCCACCAAGTCGGTGGATTCTCAGCTTTCGGTTCGAACCATAAATGGAGTTGGACCAGTTGTTGAAAAACAGCTCAATCGATTGAATATTTATACCCGAGAAGACCTCATTTTTTATTTTCCTCGTCTTTACCAAGACCGAGGACAGATTATTCCTATTGCCAAGGTAGGAAGCTCAGTTTTACAGACAGTAATGGGAATGGTGGTTCGACACGAACGAATAGCGACCCGGAGAGGGCGATTATTGAAAATAGTGATTCAAGACAAAACTGGGCAAGTCTCTTTGGTTTGTTTTAACCGAGATTTTTTGGCTCGAATTCTCACACCGGGGAAAAAAATCCTCCTCACCGGTTTTTTTCAAATGGCTTATGGAAAGAAAGAAACCAGTCGTTTTGAGTATGAAATTATCGATTCTGAAGATATTCAATTTGAATCCATCCTACCGGTTTATGGTTTAACCGATGGGCTTACTACTAAAAAATTACGTTCTTTAATCGATACAGCGCTTAAGACAACATTGTCCGTTTTTCAAGATACTATTCCTCAGCCTATTCGAGAAAAATATCATCTTCAAAGAAAACCCGAAGCAATTTTAGAGCTTCACCATCCGAGCCGATCTTCATTTTCTGAATTGAATAAGCATCGATCTCGATCACAAATTGCCCTCATTTTTGAGGAATTTCTTCTTTTTGCTTTAAGTCTTAAGGTTCGACGACATCAAATTCAAGCTTGTCGAGTCCAACCTATTGTTCTCGATCGGAAATTCATTGATCATTTTGTTCAAAAACTTCCTTTCGAGTTGACTTTCGCTCAGAAAAAAGTAATAAAACAAATAGAAAATAATCTGACCAGTGGCAGCCTCATGAATCGGTTGCTCCAGGGAGATGTTGGTTCTGGGAAAACCTTGGTCGCTATCATAGGGGCTTTGTATATTGTAAAAGCCGGACAGCAGGTTGCTATGATGGCACCAACCGAAATCCTCGCTGATCAACATTATCTGCGTTGGAGCCAAGTATTAAAGGATTTTGGGATCGAAGTAGGTTTATTAACTGGTGGTCAAAGCAAAGAAAAAGATGAAATAATAGAGAAAATCAGTGAGGGGAAGGTACATTTGGTTATCGGGACTCATGCTCTGTTGGAGGATTATGTTCAATTTAATCAATTGGGATTGGTCATTGTCGATGAGCAGCATCGTTTTGGTGTAAAGCAACGCTCCCGATTAAAAGAAAAAGCTGTCGTTCCTCATCTTTTGGTGATGTCGGCAACGCCCATTCCCCGAACTTTAGCCTTAACTCTTTATGGAGACCTGGATATTTCGGTTCTTGATGAAAAACCAGTGGGGAGGAAACCGGTTGAAACCGTCGCTTTTTCTATGAAAGAACAGGCTCAAGCCTTTCAACAGGTAGGCTCTTTTTTAGAGAAGGGACAGCAAGCTTTCGTGGTTTGTCCGGCAATTGAGGAAAGCGATCTCGAGTTAAGCAATGTGAATGAGGTTTATGGACAGCTTAAGAATAAATGGTTTCCTCGTTCCCGAGTTGAGTTGATACATGGAAAACTTCCTTCAAAAGAGAAGGATGATATCATGATTCGATTTTCTCGGGGAGGAATTCAAATCTTGGTTGCTACATCGGTGATTGAAGTGGGAATTGATGTGCCCAATGCCAATGTAATGGTCATTGAAAACGCCGAACGCTTTGGTTTGGCGCAACTTCATCAACTGCGGGGGAGAATTGGTCGAGGAGATCAAGTTGGTTTGTGTGTTTTGCTCTACCAGGGGAAGAGTCAAGATATACAAAAACGAATGGAAATAATGGTCAATACCGATGATGGGTTTCTAATTGCTGAGGAAGACCTCAAAATGAGAGGACCGGGAGAATTTTATGGGGTTAGGCAATCGGGAATTTTGGAATTTCATTTAGCCGACCCTTTTCGGGATTGGAAAATTTTGGAAAAAGCTCATGAAGAAGCGAATTTTATTCTCCAAGATGATCCCCGACTACAGAAACCGGAAAATCAAATTCTCAAAAAAGAAATTGAAAGACGGTTTTTCCAGATTTCATCAGATGAATTACTGATCGAAGCTTGA
- the rpmB gene encoding 50S ribosomal protein L28, which translates to MATCEVCGKKPVFGNKISHSHRVTRKMWRPNIQKVRVRLNGHSVKMNICTSCLKAGKIKKA; encoded by the coding sequence ATGGCAACCTGCGAAGTTTGTGGGAAAAAACCGGTTTTTGGTAATAAGATCAGCCACTCCCACCGAGTTACAAGAAAAATGTGGAGACCAAATATTCAGAAAGTCCGAGTACGTTTGAATGGTCATTCGGTAAAAATGAACATCTGCACCTCTTGTTTAAAGGCTGGAAAAATAAAAAAAGCGTAA
- the rpe gene encoding ribulose-phosphate 3-epimerase has protein sequence MALLAPSILSCDFSRLKEQLLMAQEGGVEVIHIDVMDGHFVPNITFGTLIVEAVRKILPKAFLDVHLMIQNPQDCYLDFIHAGADNISFHLEVVPDFDFLINLILKAGAKASLAVAPGTPVHMLDQILPKLYMVLLMTVNPGFGGQKIIPGMDQKIIQLKKKIKLRGLNTLIEIDGGIHENNIEYLASCGASIIAAGSLIFSQEDKITQKVREISDKIKRF, from the coding sequence ATGGCACTATTAGCCCCTTCAATTTTGTCTTGCGATTTTTCTCGTCTTAAAGAACAATTACTCATGGCTCAAGAGGGCGGAGTAGAGGTGATTCATATTGATGTTATGGATGGGCATTTTGTTCCCAACATTACCTTTGGGACCTTAATTGTCGAAGCAGTTCGGAAAATACTACCGAAAGCTTTTCTGGATGTCCATCTCATGATCCAAAACCCCCAGGATTGTTACCTTGATTTTATTCATGCTGGTGCTGACAATATTAGTTTTCATTTGGAAGTTGTTCCCGATTTTGATTTTTTAATCAATCTTATTCTAAAAGCTGGTGCCAAAGCTTCATTGGCTGTTGCTCCTGGAACACCAGTACACATGCTCGACCAGATTCTCCCGAAATTATATATGGTGTTGCTGATGACCGTTAATCCGGGATTTGGAGGACAGAAAATCATCCCCGGTATGGACCAGAAAATTATTCAATTGAAGAAAAAAATTAAATTGCGAGGGTTGAATACTTTAATTGAAATTGATGGTGGTATTCATGAAAACAATATTGAGTATTTAGCATCTTGCGGTGCATCGATTATTGCTGCTGGTTCATTGATATTTTCCCAAGAAGACAAAATTACCCAAAAAGTACGCGAAATATCGGATAAAATCAAGAGGTTTTAA